The Brassica napus cultivar Da-Ae chromosome C7, Da-Ae, whole genome shotgun sequence genome has a segment encoding these proteins:
- the LOC106383587 gene encoding uncharacterized protein LOC106383587, with protein MDFLASKVSKVLEIAYDPKASQKEAYIRAQVRLDIANPEIAIKPLNLPKGGRVIIEFEYEKLRKRCFHCQRLTHERPSCPFLKNRGSLPTATYVAKDTRDKEKPEASGGILKQKPLLIEHPVVPPGFAPLFPEMPLIERNMALQYISHSDPTERQARITRVKQSFQPGFEDNVGRAPRISHDINKGKGHVFNFQEQDRPGKRAALASERPAFSKADIIRGKDRDGFLLDNLEASSSSSSLGPTVFRVGTYTGNFSTGANEAVKKSRRRPQRWKRICSQRPTGQVQALDHIIKRNSPVGDGEESTATNGLSQSKRKAPSNVGDHYSKSSKPLQPTVASDLKPLLPQ; from the coding sequence ATGGATTTCTTAGCTTCCAAAGTCAGCAAAGTGCTTGAGATCGCTTATGACCCTAAAGCTTCTCAAAAAGAAGCGTACATTCGGGCCCAAGTTCGACTGGACATAGCCAATCCAGAAATCGCTATTAAACCTCTGAATCTACCAAAGGGGGGAAGAGTGATCATTGAATTTGAGTATGAGAAGCTGAGGAAACGATGTTTTCATTGTCAGCGCTTGACACATGAACGACCAAGCTGTCCTTTTCTTAAAAACAGGGGCTCTCTTCCAACAGCCACATACGTTGCAAAGGATACACGTGATAAGGAAAAACCTGAAGCTAGTGGTGGGATCTTGAAGCAAAAGCCTTTACTGATTGAACATCCAGTAGTGCCTCCTGGGTTTGCTCCTTTATTCCCTGAGATGCCTCTGATAGAAAGAAACATGGCCTTGCAGTACATCTCGCACAGTGATCCGACGGAGAGACAGGCCAGAATCACGAGAGTGAAACAATCTTTTCAACCTGGGTTTGAGGACAATGTGGGTAGAGCACCGCGCATATCCCATGACATTAATAAAGGGAAGGGCCACGTCTTCAACTTCCAAGAACAAGATCGTCCGGGTAAACGAGCGGCATTGGCTTCAGAACGTCCAGCCTTCTCAAAGGCTGATATAATACGTGGAAAGGATCGTGATGGCTTCCTCCTTGACAACCTGGAGGCctcctcgtcttcttcttccctcGGTCCAACGGTCTTTCGAGTGGGAACCTATACAGGTAACTTCTCTACAGGGGCTAATGAGGCTGTTAAGAAAAGTCGTCGCAGGCCGCAACGCTGGAAACGCATATGCAGCCAGCGTCCTACGGGTCAGGTTCAGGCCTTAGaccatattattaaaagaaacagTCCAGTGGGTGATGGAGAAGAATCTACTGCGACTAATGGTTTGAGTCAGTCTAAGCGAAAGGCTCCTTCGAATGTTGGAGATCATTATTCAAAATCTTCAAAACCCCTTCAACCTACGGTGGCTTCCGATTTGAAGCCGCTGCTTCCCCAATGA
- the LOC111208346 gene encoding uncharacterized protein LOC111208346 has protein sequence MIPQRADPHARAHRMSVDIVLWAMDHPATYFQPRDLFVFSDNVKVGTDFYNALEALGDRYYNVRVLPPPDLDVSMPHQIFSNHMPRISREEAIGFSSGLASLYNQDFDMSQIHVFWDVQSCPTDISIILPVLREKGYHGRVLLRPYLPYQGDEPLLGYRDDGYARVPSIKVEGDSYAAIARMLLDILFWAMNHDDLPQNLIFISQPSKDIDIVIQALERRGFNIIFKPTDDEVASYSHIPSMTALSRFVKAHQTLPTRPS, from the exons ATGATTCCCCAACGGG CAGATCCACATGCTCGAGCTCATAGAATGTCAGTGGACATTGTTTTGTGGGCAATGGATCATCCTGCCACCTATTTTCAGCCAagagatttgtttgttttctctgACAATGTCAAAGTAGGAACGGATTTCTACAATGCTCTTGAAGCTTTGGGTGATAGATATTACAATGTTCGTGTATTACCTCCACCAGATCTCGACGTGAGTATGCCTcaccaaatattttcaaaccacATGCCAAGGATCAGCAGAGAGGAGGCCATTGGTTTTTCCAGTGGACTAGCTTCTTTGTATAATCAAGATTTTGATA TGTCCCAGATACATGTCTTCTGGGATGTCCAGAGTTGCCCAACTGACATATCAATTATCCTCCCAGTTCTTCGCGAAAAGGGTTATCATGGCAGGGTGCTTCTCAGGCCTTACCTTCCATATCAAGGAGATGAGCCGTTGTTGGGTTACAGGGATGATGGTTATGCCCGTGTTCCCAGTATCAAAGTCGAAG gggATTCATACGCAGCAATTGCTAGGATGTTGTTGGACATACTTTTCTGGGCAATGAACCATGATGATCTACcacaaaatttgatatttatctCACAACCCTCAAAAGACATCGACATTGTTATTCAAGCCTTGGAACGCAGAGGTTTCAATATCATCTTTAAACCCACTGATGATGAGGTCGCCTCATATAGTCACATACCATCAATGACCGCTTTGAGTCGGTTTGTAAAAGCCCACCAGACACTGCCAACCAGACCCTCCTAG